The Camarhynchus parvulus chromosome 19, STF_HiC, whole genome shotgun sequence genomic sequence TCTCAGACATCCGAGCTCATTGATTCTGGTTCGGTCCCTGTGGGTGGCGAGGCGTTCCGGTAACGTTTCCTGAGCGTCTCTTTCGTTTCTGCAGGCCATAATGCAAGGGGAGGTAGTCTCCAAGCCCGTGCTGCAAGTCATCGTGAGTACCGTCCCTTCCCTCGGTGGCTGCATGTGGGGTCCCGAGTGTTCAAAAAAGCCCAGTAGATAAGTCACTTGTTGTTAATGTCAGTTTCTGTTTTTGAGAAGTTTCTGAACAAGTGTGAACTGACaacctggggttttttttttccctgcagaataCACGGGCTATTGCCACAGGAACTGGGCCCCCACGTTACCGAGTGCTGATGAGTGATGGGGTGAACACTCTCTCCTGTGAGTATGACAAGCTGCAGTGAGGTTTTTCTAAGTTTGGAGATGCTAAGGGTGATAAAGTTCCTGGTCTGGTGACTGGATGCAAagtgctgaaataaatattgagGTAGAATGTGGTTTTTCACTGGGCCACAGCTCTGAAGTGTGCAACTGCTTTTTGTCATTTAGGTGAAATCTTTGACTTTTGGAACTTTGTGAAATATAAGCAATCAACTTACTGCAGTATATAATGAAAATATAGAAACCTATACGTGTAATATtgattttaaagtaatttagcTTAATCTTTTTCTTAGCTTTTTGATATACAATCGTTCTAGGTATTACTGCACTCTGAAGTGTGGGGAATGATTACAGCACAGTTTATGTCCAGTTTTGGTGACTTCTTAGCAGTTGCACTGTTTGTCAAGTTGGAGATCCAGTGCAATACTTGACTGGCTGGAAAAAGTGTGGCAGCCCCTTTTAAAGCTGGCAATGtgaattatttcaatattttccttctgctcctgcagcattCATGTTGGCAACACAGCTGAACTCCCTGGTGGAAGAGGAACGTTTGTCAGCCCGGTGTGTTTGCCAGGTTAACAGATTCATTGTCAACAGCCTGAAAGATGGAAGGTATTTGTGATAATCCTTAAGTTCAGCCCTACAGAAAGGCAGCTGCACCAGTGGGGGCTCTGGGCTTTGTGACTAAGCAGAGGCCAAGTGCTTTTGGTTGGGATTATCTGACAATACTCAGGCTTTAAGGTGTGAGGGGAAAAGTCCACAGCACCAgtgacagaagaaataaattgcaGAATGTGACTCTAGTGGGATCAGATGTATCTGGTACAGTGATTTAGTAATATAAAGTTTCCAGTTGCAATACTCCAACTCCAGCTGGAATACTCCAAACACTTCCACAAAGCTTCCTTAAAATTATCTGCTGTTGAAAAGAAACCATAAAGGTATCTTGTTACTTAGGTGTTGTGGAATCTGATCTTTTGTTAAAATTTGAGGAAATAGGATAGGAGGAAAATTTGAGGGAATGGGATACTGCAAAATTAGAAGGGATCCAGGTGAAACTATAACAGAAAAACTGTGTATATGTCCAGCAAGGTATGAACTGAGGTTtgtattctttttattctgGGGAGAAGACAACAACTTTTGAAGCAGGGAATAAAAATCTGGTATGGTTTAGCTACTTCTAAAACAAAATGGTTTCCCAAGCTATTTTTGGTGCCTGTTCAGGCCTGTCCTTGATGCAGTGATATGAAGTGTCCTTGATACTGTTTCGAGCTTACTTGTCCCTCAAGAGAGGGCTTAGTTGACAGTGGAAAGCTTTTGTCTCCCAGATCCTTCATCCAAAGAATCAGCCTCTTAATGCTTGGCTTTCTCACCTGCTGCAGAGGATATCCAGAGATGGGAGTTGCAGAGGGGGTGACAGGCTTTGTTTGCTGTCTGTTCTGTGTTGTAGGAGAGTGGTGATCCTGATGGATGTGAATGTCCTGCAAACTGCTGATCAGGTTGGTGGGCCTATAGGCAATCCCCAGCCATACAATGAGGGTGAGTAGCTGTAAGTAAATACTTTTCTGTCACCTCAGAGCCTTTCAGCTTCTCTGTTTCACTTGAAAAAAGCAGGCAGACGCGTTCAGGTTTTTTTATGCCTGGAATGAGGAAGTCCAGATCTTGAAAATCCTTTTTGTTCGTGTCACACAAACTGGGGTGTGTTCCTGTTTTAATAAACTCTGCACCATGGCTGAGGCTTGTCTTTCCATGGTGTTTGGAGCATCCATCCCTTAAAACCTTGACAGGTTTTTATTGTAGTGAGTGGTCTCTACCTTGAGTTCCAGTAAGTAAACGGAAGCGATTTTATGTCTCCTCATAATGAGTAATCAAATAGATTCTAATTTCTCCTGTCTGGAAagaaacaggaggaggaagatggaaTAATGATCTGTAAAAGTCTAAGATGGCATAGAGGGGATGAATAAAGAATGAtgaatctctctctctcttttctatGTTCCTTTGATGCTCTTTAGCTCTCGTGTTGTCAGGCAGTGGTTGTAAAACAAAGGCTGCACCACACCCCTAAACTGCACAGTTAAATGATGAAACTTGTGGAGGTAGGTGCCAAAAATTGGCACAGGTTCAAAAAGCAATTAGATCTGAAAGAGAAATCCATTAAAGGCTGTTAAACATAACAATACATCCTCTGCATGAATGTTAGGTGCAGGAAGCACTAAAACTTGGATTGTTCCAAGTACATAGACGGGAGACTGATATGAAAACAAGGAGAGCACAGAATTCCCTAAGCACCCATTCCTACCATGCCCAGCTGAAAAAGGACTGAAGCACTGGGTGGACCTTAATCTGACCTGCCATTAATCCCTTTGGATCTGTTATGTTGCATAAATAACTGTGTTCTTCACTTTTGTGTGCTGAGCTTGCAGGTCTCATGCAAATGgttttctaaattaaaacatttttccctcTGAGAATGTTGAAAAGTCTGATCTGCTTTTCCAATTCTGatcttttaaaaaggaaggagaatAATAATcacttaaagaaaatatttgaacagcTCTGTCAGTGATGTATACACAGATAATGGCTGGAATTTAATAGCAAACAGCTCTTCCTGAAGATGTTTTTTTATATCCTGAGAGAAGTAGaccaatatatttttattactgagGGACCACACATTAGTAGCAAGAGTTTTCTGTAGAACAGTTTGGACAAACAGTGGTGGAAGGTACATTGCTCTTCTGGTTAAAAATCTATTCTATTGCAAAGGCAAAGACATCTTTCTTCATTAACTTTTTCCAAGGGAATTAAGAGGGGCGTATGTTAAATGAGCCTAAAGAATCCTTTGTTCCTTTGATAGTTACTTAGCTaattgctgtttaaaaaatgtgttgaCATCTCAGATTTTATGGTTTAATCCCACAGTTGCTGTAGAGACCAAGACTTTCAGAATAGCTACTGAGCAGACTGTTTTGTGCCtttctcccatttccctgctTATGTGATACAAGAGCTTGTGAACTATAGTGTTTTTCAGTTATATTGTTGCTTAGAAACCACTGAGAACGTGGTATCTGACAGAATTGAGCTGAAAATATACCTTTAACTATAAATTCTGGTAAAATTACCATTACTTTGATCAAAGTTGTGTTCTTCATTTGGACTTACAAAAATACTCTGCAGTGAAGGTTTCAAATCTAAACTCTTTTGGAGATGTTACAGGTCTGTGGTCATAATATGTGTGGGCTTGCACTAGGTAAAAGATGCCAAAAGAGATGTGATGTGTATTTCATTTTAACACTGATCTTATTCTGACGACTTCATACCCTTTTATTTGATACTAAATAAAGTTTCTGATACAGAAGATGGTAATAGTTTAGATTAGGTAAGCTTAacccagccttgctgctctgCAAGCTGCAAGATTTGTCATGAAGGCCTTGATGAAATGGCAGAGGTGTGTATTTCAACATGCATATTCTCTTAAGCTCCTGTATATAttaagaaattgtatttttgaaGGACACTCAGCTAATGCAAAATTAGCATCTTAAATGTACTTCATggtttctgttaaaaaaaaaaagttctggtattttaaaaatttattttttagccCTACCTTTGATTTTCCCTGAAATACAGATCTCAGACTGCCAGACCTAGGATTAAGGAATATTCTTTCTCAGACTGTAATAGCATAGTGGGACCCAGGGGGGTGAGAAGCTGGCTTTTGGCCACTTTACATGGGAGCAGTAGGTGGTTAATCTGCCTAACAAGGAAGCTGGAGACACAATCTTCTTATTACAAATCATAAAAACTTTTCAGGCAGCCTCTCATAATAGTATTGAAAATTAAGACGGAGCAGTTCAGTTCTTGTTGAAGACTGGATGGTTGTGTTATTACTGTCGTTAATCTCATTCAAATTACTCTGATGCTGGACTTCCTTTTCACTTTGACAATGACTTGCTGCTTATGTTTAACTTCTGTCATTAATCTTTCCATGTTGAGATGTTTATGTACTTGCACATTCACATGAACTCCTTCCTCTTGCCCTTCCCACTGCTGTGATTTAGGGGTGTGTTGTttcaaagtgcatttttttcccttctctcccttccctgctgctcagttCTGCGGCAGGTCTTGCATCATGGCACCGTGGCAAAACCTCTTGGTGACAAATTATTGGAAGCTGAGGGTTCCTGTTACACAGTTATTGCCTTTGAGtgggctggggggcagctgcaggcaaaggTCTTGGGTTTACCTAATCTACCACACACAGCAGAAATGTGAGCAGgtatttcagctgcttttttcaCCTCCTGCTAATAAAAACGAGCAGCAAAAACCAGGCAGCCTCCTCGGTTTTCTGAGCACTTTAAGTGATCTGTAGGCCACCAGCCACCAAAAATCACAGTTTAGGAGTCCCTAGGCTCTGCAAGCGAGAAAATTGGAGAGATATTTCTGCTACTTCTGTATTTGAACACATGCACAGATGTGTGAATTTATTCTTACTCTGTTGAGAAACACTCGGCTGTGGGTAGGCAGCcattaaaatgtgaatttgtgTTTCATAACGCACACGTGTTCCAATGGATGTGGTGgtctttggtttggttttcagtggagtttttttttttaatcacaaattCCTACAGAAAGAAACATATTTGGAACAAAAGCAATAAGGAAACCTCTTGCTGCTTCATACCCACATTCTGTTCTTCCTGAATATTCCTCCCCTGACCagacatatttttctcttaatgtgtcttgttgggcttttttccaCCTTCCCTTGCACAAAATGAATTTGGCTGTGGAGTGCTGACCCTCTGAGCACCTGAGGCCACGGAGCAAGGGGGAGACCTGGCTCCTCCATCTAGTGGAACCTGCAGTAAATACACATTTTGCAGTTTGACGTCACGCTGTTGCCAGGGAGACTGTCACCAGTTCACCGATGTGACTCTACTGCGGCAACTTAGAGATTGGGGTTGGTGCAAGGACCAGGattttggattaaaaataaCCAGAGGGTTACCTCTGGAGACTCTACCACATCAGGCAACACCTCACTGGGATCTCCTTGTGTTGcttctgctcctttcctgtAGTTTGGTGCCATCCCTCTGTCCTGGGATTCTCTGCTTTTGTTCCTCCTGGTGCTCTCCAGGCTTGGTCTGACCTTCTTTTCTACTTTCTCTGTCCATCTTCCTCCTCACATCCCAAATCACAGGGGTTTTTCCTGCTCAGGCCTAGGTCTCCCTGTAAATCAAGACCTTAAGGATTAGTTGTGtccaaaaggacaaaaatgttGGATATTTTCTCATCTAGAGGCAAATTATATTGTAAAGGAATTCAAATTTTTGAACGGTAGATTAGTCTTTTAATGGGCTTTTACTTTAGATAAGCCTGTCTGCTCTTTGCCTTGTAATTTATCATAAATTTAGAGCAGGTAAAAGTCCCGAAATCTAAAAAAATGGACACTCTTCTTACTATGGCATCACTTTGCTCCCTAAGCAATTTACTGCTGTGTGCCAAGAGGGGCCCTGGTGAATTCTGAAGTGATGGCTCCATCACCCCCACATTAAACATCttcatatttcagaaataaaatgcagcaggtGTTTTCTTTGTCTTGGGTTAACTTCAGATTTGACTTTACCCAGTGGATTTTTGGCCCTTTCTGAGTGATGAGACAGAATTCtctacagttttttttttatcatagCTCTTAGGTAGGAGCAGAAACTACCTGTCAGAGCAATAGCAGCTGATAAACACTGAAAAGTTGTCAAGATTACTTCAGGGCTGTCCTTTTAAATCACCATCAGCCCTGAGTTCTTTCCAAGTAGAAAGCAGTTGCTTGAGGAAAGAGATCTGACTGGAATTCCTTCATGGTAATGTTCAACAGAtacctggctgctcctgtgtcTTAAATACCTGGAGTTTAGCATGGTCTCTGTGggtttaattatttaatttttttttttttgcatgcaaGTCTTATTTCCTAAAAGGGTACTTTTAATTAATGTGCTCCCTACTCTATGGtctctttccattttaattacCAGGACAAGGGCAAcgttctgcagctccagcaggaaatcCAGCAGCCAGcaaaccacagcagcaaaatggCAATTTGTCTGGAGCAGGTAAGAGTCATCCTGGGCAGGAATCCTGGTGTGTGATCAGTGAGAAACTACAGCTTCAgtttaaataaaatcctttctttagtgGTGTTACACAAGAAACTCTCCATTGAGGAGGAACCCATAGCTTGACAAGGTGAATTCTCTCAAGAGAACTGATtataaaaggggggaaaatttgtcccttttcttccccaagaggaaaaaaagcccaaaaaacccaactttaTTCAGTTTGCACTGCATTCTTGAAACAGTGCTCTGTGGACACCCAAATTAGGCTGCAGTCTGGAGCTGGCCACCAATTGTGTATGTTACCAATGCTGAGATAGAGGCCAAACGTTTTTGGCAAtacactgaaattatttgatAGTACATCTAGAAACGTGTTTTTTTGATCAAGTCTTCAGTGAGATACTGGAAGATGCAGTCAATTTAAATGTCAGCctgtagacttttttttttttttagctaaaaaGTTGTCAATCCTAATTCTTGGTGCTGCTTTAACTTGTCTGTATTCTTTACCCCTGTGTTTaggaaggatttttaaataGTAAAATTTTGACATTTGCTTAGAAACTTGCAGCAGAAAACAAGCTTCTCCTTCCTTGCTTAAAGCTGATCGCAAGAGTTTTTTTGCATATACATTGACAAATTTGAGTTTAGAATTACCAGTATCACTTTATGTTAAAAAGCTGTTTGTAGTGTGTTTTTCCTTAGTTGTTCCCCCAAGTGGTGTCTTGTTCTAAcacttcccatccctggaagtgttcagggctgGGTTGGATGTGGTTCTGGGTAAGGTTGttcatggaaggtgtccctgtccttggcaaggggttggaatgagtcccttccaacccaaaccaccctgtaattcttttattttagagGATTTACTGCTAAACAGTTGTTTGCCACTTAAACTCTGTTCAAGTGGTTGACTCTGGACGCATCTCCACTTAAGTGCAAGCACTCTAAAAGGTCTGAGAGTGTCTcttctgcagcattttgcagCCTAGAAAACACTTGTGACCAAGAGCAGAAACGATGCAACAAGCTCCAAGCCCCTCTGTGGTGCCCACGTGGCACAGGGTGTTCCCTGGAACTTTGTGGGGCTCCCCATGCCATGGTGGGAAAGTTCTGCACCCTGAGTTGGTTTTAAcctgatttttgtgtgtgaagCTGAAATCCTCTCTGCTCTGTTGTGGCTTTTGGaaggtcctgctgctcccaagtACCACGCTCCCTCCAACCAGTTTGGAAAAGcgagtgctcccagtgccctgaaGACACCTGGGGGGTCTCAGATCAAAGTGGTGCCAATTGCCAGCTTGAATCCATACCAGTCCAAGTAAGTCCTTGTGGTTTGCCAGGCCTTGTTCATCTCACAGGCATGGAGATGAACAATAgctctgttttgattttctgtgtgtgaGTCTCTGTCAAATAATTCATTGAGTTCTTTGGATTTTATTGGTTAAGttcaaacaaaccaacccaacaGCAACCACAAAGCCACCCagagaaacaagaagaaaacctTCCACAGAAACACTGGTGGGCTTCGTTTTGTTTTTatgggggtttgttttcttgttgttgttttgggtttttgttttgggttttgttttctgatattttttcctgtggagaagggtgttcttttcttcctcttttttatctttttaaattgCATCAACACTCTCAGCAATCTGAGATTTGCCTTGCCATTGTCTTggtgcagctgccctgctgagcttgataggtttttaatattttagttgAAAATCGATTGActtgtctgggtttttttttttcctaaagcaacCTTCTTTTTGGTAACTTAATGACAAAACAGCTCAGTAAGCTATTCACTTCAGCTACTGAGCTGTTGAAAAGCATGAGGATGTAATTATTTAGTGAATGACATTTTTAAGTTATGCAAACTGATTTGATTACCCAAGTTAAATGTGAATCCTATAATTGAGCTCTTGAGTTCTGGCGTGGCTTTTCAGAGCAGGCAAACTGCTGTGTGAGAAATGTACCCTAGAAGAGTAAAAGATTTGAGGCCTGCTTCTGTGCAGAAAGATTGTTCACTATTATTATCATACTGGATGTTTTTTATGGCTGCTTTGTTGCCTTCTCTACAACTTTCTGTCTTTAATGGTCTAGGCcattaaaacagaaagcaaagagtTGCCGAGGTGCAGTGGGAAGATTCTGGCTTTTAAATAGTCACATTCCAGTTCCAAAAGTTTGCCAAGTCAGTCTCTTCTTTAAAAAGGTGCAAAGAGATGCAGAGCAGTGATTTCTTGAATGATTTCAGGTGGACCATTTGTGCTCGTGTTACCCAAAAAGGTCAGATCCGCACGTGGAGCAACTCTCGTGGGGAAGGAAAGCTCTTTTCCATAGAGCTGGTTGATGAAAGTGTAAGTGTCATATGTTGAGACAAAGATAATGTATGCCAGATGCTGATGAACCTTTCATAAAGACAGAATAGAGGaaataaagtgcatttttcggaaatgattttttttattacaactGAAACTTGTATCCCTGCATTCATTAAGTTGCACATCAACGTGCCAGTTTTTATCCAGAATGAAGTCTTAAATGTGCAGCATTGCTGATTATTTTTCATCAAAGTCTATAGTGTGTGACTGGATTTTTGCAGCTTCAAAATAGAGTTGTTTATGCAAACTGACAATCTAATACTGAGGGTTGTGGTGGTTTCCTGTAGATTGAGAGTGACATCTCCTCCTGGCTGAGCTACACCTTACAAAACAGGGAGTGAGAGGAGCATTACCTCCAAGTTACAAGCTTTCAATTTTCATGAGGAAATTGGAGTACAAATTATTGTAACACTGAGAAATTTcctttgtggtttgtttggggaATGGTATCTGGTTAATCTAACTGAACTTGCAGTTTGTCAAACCTCTTATCAAATTACAGTCTTCTGTCgtgaaaacaaacaagattCTGCTAGATTACATTGACTGTAAAATGTGAGGTTAATAATGTAACATGTTGTCACCAggcatttgttttctctgcataGTGTctatattctttctttttttttttaaacagtgtttaTATCTAGTGAGGGTATAATTGTTATTAATTCTTACTTATAGACATATCTGAGTGGGAGCCATCACAATATACTGTGTGCTAACTTGTGGAGCTGTGGGGtgtatttgaattttatttcatcacTGCTAGTTTTACTGGCATTTTCAGAGGTGTCTCTATGATGGATGCAGTTCTTATACATTTTATTCTGAAGCTGTAGATGTACTAATGAGACTTGAATATGAGGTTTGATTGTCAGGTGTAGAATATGTCATTTTAGCTCTAACTACAGATGTGAAGAGAATGTTGTTTGTTTCTCACACGCCTGGAGCTACCCTGGCAGACCCCActgtctctgcagggctgctaCCACTTAACattgcaaagatttttttttttttttaatctttttccaTGCCAAATTTCACTTCTGACCAGCTCCCCTATTTTCCTGCAGGGTGAGATTAGAGCTACTGCATTCAACGATCAAGCAGACAAGTTCTTTCCACTCATTGAATTGAACAAGGTATGGTAGCTTTGTGCTTTCTTAGACTgacaggagctggaaaagaggAACTTGAGCCTAgcaaggatttttaaaggtgAACACAATCTATTTTCCCTCACTACTGATAATACCCCCTGTTTCATTGCTTTCTCCTGTAGGTATATTATTTTACCAAAGGCAATTTGAAGACTGCTAACAAGCAATATACAGCTGTTAAGAATGACTATGAGATTACATTCACTAATGAGACTTCAGTTGTGCCCTGTGATGATGCCCAGCATCTTCCATCTGTTCAGTTTGATTTTGTATCCATCTCTGACTTGGAGAACACGCCCAAAGACTCGATTGTTGGTCAGTCAAAGtagaaaaatggcaaattttAAAGCTTTGAAGTTTGATTTTTGTGTCCTGAATTCTGGGCAGGTAGTGAGCATAGGATGTTTTGAGTGTTGTGATCTCTTAATTGAAGTCATCCAGTGATGGTTGCCATTAAAAATTCCTCAGGCAATTTTCCTGTTAAGATGATTTTGCCTGTTTTCTAACAATATATAACAATTATTCTTCAAACTTGTGCTTCAAACTGAAGACAGTAGGCGATAGTTGTTTATTGTACTGTGATCgctgttttccacagaaaaaggctgaaagaaaaaatgcccTTGCTCAGCATGCGTGCATTTCATACCTTCTGTGGTCTTGCTTTCTTTCACTATCTAATTATCTCTGTAGTGATTTTGGCATCATTCATTGCATCCAAGTCCAAGTTGCATGACTGTTTTGGCTTGCTTTATGAAGTATTggaggtttgtttttctgtaattcGTTGGGCAGAGTACTCcggaaaaaaatcagaggctTGGGTGGGGGCGAGGGTTCTCAGGTTTCAGAGGCACAAGATGCCTGTGATTCAGAGACATTCAGCTGGGAATTTTAAAGGTAGATGGGTAACATTAAAAGTGGTGTATTTTTAGGGACTGCACAGGGGATTGCTTTAGCTCTTAGCACCTGAGCATGCAGACTTGTTAAAGTTGCAACTTATAATTGCAGAGTTATGTGGAAGCACGAGCCAGTTGTTTCATTGTGTTACAGTCACTTTGAAGGCTCTTGCTTGTGCTTTAACAGCAAGTGTGTTACATGATCAGGACTGAAGTCCTTTGACAGAATGTGATGGGAAAAGATAGTACAATGCCTTGATCTCTCTAATGTGGTGAGGCTTGCATTCATGAATATCTTAATGACTGCGTCAACAAAATTAAAGCACTGAAGAGTTCTGTAGTGGAACATTCCTACCATAATACACTTAATTTCCATATCAGATTTCATTTCAATAGGGAGCTGGGATGCAAGGTAAAAATCTGACAGTAGGTTTGAGTTCTTCTCTTGTGATCTTGTGTTCTCCAATTGTGACCCTTGAATAACTCTAAATTGTAACTGTTTCTCAGATGTAATTGGAATTTGCAAGAGCTACGAAGATGTCACTAAAATTACAGTGAAAGCTAACAATAGGGAGGTTTCAAAGAGGAACGTGCATCTGATGGATACATCAGGGAAACTGGTGACAGCTACACTGTGGGGAAATGAGGTATGTGCTCTCTTACCTGCTCGTGACAAAGCTTCCTTGGTGTAAGGCTAGGAAGTGCTGTTGTCACCTGAGatgggcacagcactgccacagtcCTGGGTGTCCAAGGATCAGGGGCCGAGAGAAGGTGAAAGACTGTCTGCTTGCATTCAGGTGTGATGTTCTTAACCTTTCCCTGACAAACTGCTGACATGATCTGACTAATGTGTTCTGAACAACTGCAGACATTATGTCTCAAGCCAAAATACGGAAAGTAACGGGCTCCTGGTTTAGGAAAGGGTGTGAGCTGCAGTTTGATGATGGAAACGCCTGGTGGCTATGGCTGTCTCAGATAAGATGAATTTTATTTGTAGGTGGGATACATATTACCCCTAATGAGCAGGTTGAGAGGCTCTGTCTCAGACTGGGAGTTTAAAGCATCAGAGCCTTGGAAGTGAAAGTTTGAACAGTTGCAGTAAACTGTTTCCTTATCTTTTTAACAGGCTACTTTGTTTTCCACTGTTGTTATAGATACTTAGGGATTTATGTGGCAGTCTATAAAATGGGAGTGATCCTGCCAGCTTGACAGTGATGCTTTATGGCT encodes the following:
- the RPA1 gene encoding replication protein A 70 kDa DNA-binding subunit, which produces MSVRLSEGAIAAIMQGEVVSKPVLQVINTRAIATGTGPPRYRVLMSDGVNTLSSFMLATQLNSLVEEERLSARCVCQVNRFIVNSLKDGRRVVILMDVNVLQTADQVGGPIGNPQPYNEGQGQRSAAPAGNPAASKPQQQNGNLSGAGPAAPKYHAPSNQFGKASAPSALKTPGGSQIKVVPIASLNPYQSKWTICARVTQKGQIRTWSNSRGEGKLFSIELVDESGEIRATAFNDQADKFFPLIELNKVYYFTKGNLKTANKQYTAVKNDYEITFTNETSVVPCDDAQHLPSVQFDFVSISDLENTPKDSIVDVIGICKSYEDVTKITVKANNREVSKRNVHLMDTSGKLVTATLWGNEAEQFDGSRQPVIAIKGARVSDFGGRSLSVLSSSTVVINPDSPEAFKLRGWFDSEGQLLECTSISDVRGGPAAGANTNWKTLFEAKSENLGQGDKADYFSCVGTIVHLRKENCMYQACPSQDCNKKVIDQQNGLYRCEKCDREFPNFKYRLMLLVTIADCLEYQWVTCFQDTAEFILGQNAAFLGELKEKNEQAFEEVFQNANFNTYEFRIRVKLETYNDESRIKATALDVKPVNYREYSKRLIANIRRNAQLG